A stretch of Labrus mixtus chromosome 7, fLabMix1.1, whole genome shotgun sequence DNA encodes these proteins:
- the pck1 gene encoding phosphoenolpyruvate carboxykinase, cytosolic [GTP] yields MPPQLQSQNQNSPRILQGDLSALSPAVREFVDANVTLCQPDSIHICDGSDEENRTILTQLEEQGMIKKLNKYENCWLARTDPRDVARVESKTVIVTEDQRDTVPTPVGGGVSQLGRWMSQEEFDKAMGQRFPGCMKGRTMYVIPFSMGPVGSPLSKIGVELTDSPYVVVSMRVMTRMGTAVLSALGTGEFVRCLHSVGCPLPLKKPLVNNWPCNPDQTLIAHIPDCRQIVSFGSGYGGNSLLGKKCFALRIASRIAKEEGWLAEHMLILGITNPAGEKKYMAAAFPSACGKTNLAMLCPTLPGWKVECVGDDIAWMKFDKQGNLRAINPENGFFGVAPGTSAKTNPNAMDTIVKNTVFTNVAETSDGGVYWEGMDQALPEGVSITSWKNKPWSSQDGEPCAHPNSRFCTPADQCPIIDPQWESPEGVPVEAIIFGGRRPEGVPLVYEAFSWQHGVFVGAAMRSEATAAAEHKGKVIMNDPFAMRPFFGYNFGQYLSHWLSMADRPGAKLPKIFHVNWFRKSPTAGFLWPGFGDNIRVLDWMFRRVNGVAGAMPSAVGYLPCSESLNLQGLQQDVDLDELFSLDQEFWQREVEEVRNYFTTQVNDDLPNEVARQLELLQQRVKQM; encoded by the exons ATGCCTCCTCAGCTCCAGTCCCAGAACCAGAACAGTCCCAGGATCCTGCAGGGCGATCTCAGCGCCCTCAGCCCAGCCGTCAGGGAGTTCGTGGATGCAAATGTGACTCTGTGCCAGCCCGACTCCATTCACATCTGTGACGGCTCTGACGAGGAGAACCGCACTATTCTTACCCAGCTGGAGGAGCAAGGGATGATCAAGAAGCTCAACAAATATGAGAACTG ctgGTTGGCCAGAACCGACCCGAGGGACGTGGCTCGTGTGGAGAGTAAGACTGTCATCGTTACTGAGGACCAGAGGGACACGGTGCCAACACCTGTAGGGGGCGGCGTCAGTCAGCTCGGCCGCTGGATGTCCCAAGAAGAGTTCGACAAAGCCATGGGTCAGAGGTTCCCCGGCTGCATGAAAG GTCGCACCATGTATGTGATTCCCTTCAGTATGGGTCCAGTCGGTTCCCCTCTCTCTAAGATTGGAGTGGAGCTGACAGACTCTCCCTACGTGGTCGTCAGTATGAGGGTGATGACCCGTATGGGGACTGCTGTGCTGTCCGCTCTGGGAACTGGAGAGTTCGTCCGCTGCCTGCACTCCGTTGGCTGTCCTCTGCCACTCAAAA AGCCCCTGGTGAACAACTGGCCCTGTAACCCCGACCAGACGTTAATCGCCCACATCCCAGACTGCAGGCAGATCGTGTCATTTGGCAGCGGTTATGGAGGAAATTCCCTGCTGGGGAAGAAATGCTTTGCTCTGAGAATTGCCTCACGAATCGCCAAGGAGGAGGGCTGGCTGGCAGAGCACATGCTG ATCCTGGGTATCACTAACCCTGCTGGAGAGAAGAAGTACATGGCTGCAGCCTTTCCCAGCGCCTGCGGAAAAACAAATCTGGCCATGCTTTGCCCAACGCTGCCCGGCTGGAAGGTGGAGTGTGTGGGAGACGACATTGCCTGGATGAAGTTTGACAAGCAAGGCAACCTACGCGCCATCAACCCAGAGAATGGCTTCTTCGGGGTCGCGCCAGGCACCTCGGCCAAAACAAACCCCAACGCAATGGATACCATTGTGAAGAACACAGTTTTCACCAACGTTGCAGAGACCAGCGATGGCGGTGTGTACTGGGAGGGAATGGACCAGGCACTGCCTGAGGGAGTCAGCATTACGTCTTGGAAGAACAAGCCCTGGAGCTCCCAAGATG GTGAACCCTGTGCTCACCCCAACTCACGTTTCTGCACTCCGGCCGATCAATGTCCCATCATCGACCCACAGTGGGAATCCCCAGAAGGAGTCCCAGTTGAGGCCATCATTTTTGGAGGGCGCAGACCAGAAG GAGTCCCTCTGGTTTATGAGGCTTTCAGCTGGCAGCATGGAGTGTTTGTCGGAGCAGCAATGAGGTCAGAAGCCACCGCTGCTGCTGAGCACAAAG GCAAGGTGATCATGAATGACCCGTTCGCCATGCGTCCCTTCTTCGGCTACAACTTCGGACAGTACCTCTCTCACTGGTTGAGCATGGCCGACCGACCCGGCGCAAAACTCCCAAAGATCTTTCACGTCAACTGGTTCCGCAAGAGCCCCACCGCCGGATTCCTCTGGCCCGGTTTCGGCGACAACATCCGTGTGTTGGACTGGATGTTCAGGCGAGTGAACGGTGTGGCCGGCGCAATGCCCTCAGCCGTGGGCTACCTGCCTTGCAGCGAATCCCTTAACCTCCAGGGCCTGCAGCAGGACGTGGACCTTGATGAGCTGTTCTCCCTGGATCAGGAGTTCTGGCAgcgggaggtggaggaggtgaggaatTACTTCACCACGCAGGTGAACGACGACCTGCCCAACGAGGTGGCCCGGCAGCTGGAGCTCCTGCAGCAGAGGGTGAAACAGATGTAA